The sequence ttattgcaatccactattccattgtattccctgtatttcatatatgggagtaggagtactgactgagccatatataacactgtaaaaaaaaaactaatacagttttttagatgtgaccagtcactggaaaattttgaattgggaatgtagatttatttattttttttacaataaagactaactgattcagtatcaggacattcatgtttatcctttgatgataccacagctttttcttatgaaatgtacgtggaaattggcagaaaattaaaacaacataagggttcaatgactgcaatgaatcttgggaacacagtggtattgtgtgtgtgtgtgtgtgtgtgtgtgtgtgtgtgtgtgtgtgtgtgaagctgtctgttctattctcacctgactgttgctcatttgcagacctactcccgcacgacagaaaaatgttgtatatccatctacaatgaaaaataaattattatattttattattattattattattattattattattattaatgtttagctttttagcctttataatcaacaatacggttggttatacatcaagtcagcccctggaaattaatttcatttcaaatcatttaactaaccagctaatattcattaagaatatagacaaaacatgtattaatgtaattgtctattggcaatatgtttaatctgttctatatttatttctatttattaaaaataacaccattatcaatcaattattatcaattatcaaatcaattacttaaaaaaaaaaaaaaaatcacagatccctttactcttactctaatatatgtatcatgatacactaatgattcattattacttaatacaaaaccatatttaataatacaaaacaaaataactccacatgatgtttctctctctgtgacatttagtgctttcagacaatgatgtgtgtctttaatcatttctgtgaatggctgcataatgtaatgccgaaatacacaataatatgttttgaattttgaaaagtaaattaaaataaatcatgatcgttttctaaagtatgttttcatgggtgttaatcgcttcatttttgttggaagaaaaaacaactgtcacaccgtgataaaggctgaaggtgaacgcagcgaagacgtactggtattggatgcgagaacacacacacacacacacacacacacacaccacacgcacacacacacgcgcacacgcacacacacacacacacacacacacacacacacacacacacacacacacacacacacacacacacacacacacacacacacacacacaccttgtactctctgatgttcgctctgctcggcgcccctgtggattgaaaaacgcgctgaatccgtgcagactcagatcaggggaggagccggaacttgatgcagcttgccaccgtctcaaatgagtttttaaaggggactgaagcgatcactaattaattaatcaaataattttttaggggggctgggcataagtttaggctgaagcccccctaaaaagggcctagcgacgcccctggtgtatagtgtgcctttgtgttataattaaaaaaacgGCAAGAGGAGGAGGCGACAATTATGATGTTTATTACTGGAAGTGTTGCTCTGCAAACCTTATGTgccttaatttaaataatttattttcttacacGATGTGTAACGTTGTTTAATTTAGGGAGTAACTCTGCAGTCCATAATTATTATATGTTCAGTTGAATTTGGCATGTTGTATATTGTTGTAATTAATGTGCAGCAAAGTAAGTAATCTTTGAATAGAGATATCGTGTACTACTGCATTCCTAAGTTTGTATTTACTTagtaataatcatttattataacacTGTATTCAAGTCATACATAACAAAACTATAATTtaattgtgattgtgtttgttttattgtatacTTTTTAGGCATGTAATAattctttgttatttatatagAGTTTACATTTGTACTGATTTATGTCTGTATCTCTATTTCAGAACCACACACATATACTTTGaaactttatttcaataaacacCTAAACGGAACATCTCGTCTGCATTCTCTGTGTGGTCACAACCTTCCAAAGACCAGTCAAATTATACAGTCCATAACAATCACCAAAACAACGTAAATTATTAATTCCTCAAcgaaacactatagtatttacaattatggtctattaattaaccaaaataaaatgaaatatgttacatttaaaatgcattccaacaAAAATTCCAGTCAGTATAATCAAAGCTTGATTTGCATGTCGAccatttacagtaggctattatttaAAGAGATCGAAATGAAAGGAAAAGATGAATATAAACGaatatagtataaaaatataaacaataataataataataataataataataataatatacaaatattacggGGACAAGACGATCAGTTAATGGACAAAACAAggataaaatatttttcagtcaaatgGAAACACCCATATACGCAGCAATCATctttaattgaagaaatgtgtgacagcatcaggtgttttatttatttctttatttcaatgaatgtaatcgaTTAATCAGGGCCGGGTTTCCCAATAACGATTGATCTTATGCTCAATAACGTTTTCTAGAGTTATTTCACGAtcgtttattattgtttcagtgCGTTTCCCAAAAATACACTTAACACAGTTGCACGTAGCTGTCCTTTAAGTGCTGCTTATGAGTCGCTGTCCGTttatcaagtgctgaaatgtccgCATGACTCTTCATTGTAGCACACGATCGTTTATTGACTTTAACCTAATGCTGCGCTCCAGACAGACAAcatggatataataactataatacgatacaatattataatatattatagtgtataatattatactttaacataataatatataggctaatatacttatgttaggtaaaaaaatgttagcctgaatgttagttcttaacctattcttTAACcactctcttaaccttatggcacgattttgtctgactccgaagcgcgtttttACTGCAGATCACACGTCGAGGACGCGCGTTTTGATGCACAAagtatgtaatatgtaaaaatgtgGGTAAGAAAGCGGGTtaggtacaatattttctttttttgcggtccgagttgcggggGTTAGTTGAGAacggtcgggtgcgggttattaatacattgacccgcgcgTCACTGGCGGGAAACTAGACGCGgcagacgcgaatttgacgctctattcgcatttggtgtgaacgcagcatgaGAGATGAATCATAAAGAGAAGCGGTTCAAACGAGTCATTTGTTCGTGAATCATCGCATTCAGACTGAAAAGCTGCATTCTCAAACCTGGTAAatgagatttattattattatttatttcgcGTTGGAGAACAATCTTAGCAAAATGCCGAAATAAACGCAGTTATAGTTTAAAAACTGCTTTTACAAAGGTGAAGATTAATGTATATTTCTTAGATAATTAGCGAATCAGAGAAAACAAACGGTTGTTGGGAAAACATTCCGTTTCCGTGGCAACTTTGGAACGACAGCGTCACGCGCCACCGCTTTATGACGTCAGACTCCGTATAAAAGGCCTCGCAGAATCTTTGTAGTTGAGTGATATTCGAAGCAGAGACTCGAGTCTGAGtgaaagtctttgtattacaGTCTGTATAGATCGAGATCTGCTGAGATTGTACAGAGTGTATCAGATCGAGTTTAAACTGAGATTATTGGATACAGACAGTTTGATAACTGTGCATTAAGAACAGATCTGTCAGTATGATAACTCCAGACACAGTGTCTATAGTGGCGAGAGAGGTGCGTCTGGAGGTTTATCTCAACGGTGTCTTCTACACCGGAGACAGTTGCTTTGCATTAGATGGTAAAGATGTGCAGCTGGAGCTGGAGATCACCGATGCCATCTACGACCTTCTCGGCTTCAGCGGTAATCAAGAGATAGATGTGAAGCTGCAGGTCATGACGGATGACCACATCTCCGTCAGTTCCTGCAGTCCAGGAGAGATGCACGTACAGCTGGAGACTGACGAGAATGAGCACATGTCGGTGTGTGAGGTCAAAGATCTGCAGCTGGAGATGAACAGGAACAGCATCTCGGAGCTGAAGAGCCCTGAGCCGGTGTCTGAAGATGAGAGCGATCCAGTCCCAGCAGGAGCTTCAGGAGAACAAGCCCTGGATGATGAGGAGAACCGCTCAACAGGTGTCTTCTTCATCTTTATTCATGTTTCTCACACTGTTTTATGATGCTGGAAGACAAAGACGTAATACTGTTTTACTATTTCAATGAGTTACTCTTCCACATCCCCTGAAACCCTTATTTCCAAGAGTAACACCTCCTTGAGATTTCAAGCTGCATCCTCCAAATTTGGCAGAAACCTTCAGACTGATCTGAATTATGATGCTTTATCTTTTCAAACTGATCCGACTTACAGAATTCCTTTAGTCGACTTCAAAATACTGATTGATTTCCAttagggggtgaaaacttttgcaTTGATTTAATTTTGTGATATTGAACTTCAGATGTGAATAAGTttatcttatctatctatctatctatctatctatctatctatctatctatctatctatctatctatctatctatctatctaaaaccAATTGGAAAACAGGTAGCAGAGGACTTAGAAGTGTTTTTTAAAGGTCTAAAGGTTTTTAAAGGTCTAATTGGGTTTGAAATGTTTGGTTTCTTAGAAGTAATATTTTCTGAGTAAAACCTTCCAACTTCAAGTTTTTAAAAGTTCTTTAAAACTTTCAGACAAGGCTTTGGTCAAGTTTGTCATTACGCTCTACTTATGTAGTATCTCTTCTTTCTCCAGAACTCACCACTGGGCAGATGACCAAGAACATTAGTGCAGTCTTCCAGGGATTTTGTGCAGCTTTCCAGGGAAAAATGGCGAACCCTGTTGGGGAAGCTGAAGTGGATCTGATTGGTCCAGATGGATCATATGTCCCAGATCCAAGTGTTCATGAGCCAGAATCTGAAACGTATCTGGTTGATTCTGAGCAATCGTGTTTCACTGAAACTGATCTGGTTGCTCCTCCAGAACCTAAACTGGATCCGGTTGATCCAGAGGAATCATGCGTCAGCCCGGAAGGTGAAGAGATGCAAATAGAAATGTCATCTTACAATCTGAACTAATCATTCATGTTTAATCTGGTTTGAGATGGTTCTAATGCCGCATTGttggtttttcttcttttatcagAAAATACCAGCACGATGAAGAATAAGAAAGTCCATGGCTTCGTCATGACCAAGAGAACGGAATATGCTACAGTGAGGAACATAAAGAAAATCAGCACTTTCCTCCAGAACGACAGGCCGAAGCATGTTGGAGTCTCAGCGCGGCCAGATCTGGAGCTGAACGTTCCTGATCCAGAACCTGGAGAGAATCCGGATGATCCTCCTGAAGATGATTGGGATCTGGCTCCTCCACAGGAATCATGTGCACCAGCTGCAAGCGTTCCTGAGCCGGAATCTAAAGTGACATCTGAGCTTTCAATGTTGGAAAACTACGTCCCTCTAAACGTGTTCCAACTGGAGGATCGTTTGGAGAAATACACACCTCTCAAACAAAGACACGTGACTAACGTCTGGCCCAGGGTCTTCATCGGAGATGAGTGAGTCTACAACACAACTCTATTTCTCTTattgttctgtcatttattctgCTTGGTACGTCCTCTGTAAGAAAGACTAACCCAGGCCGTTGTGTTCTTGTGCAGAGAGATGGCCACCGACCGAGATGCTCTGCAGGAGATGTGCATCACTCACATCCTCAACGCTGCAGCACCAAAGAAGCATCTTAAATACTACTTAGGACGTTTTAATGATGAAGACATGGTAGGAACGGTCAATACAGGGTCCAGATATTACAGAGGCTTGCACATCAATTATTACGGCTTGCCTACAGCAGACAGACACTGTTCTGACATCAGCAAGTGCTTCATACCAGCTGCCAAATTCATTGACAAGGCCCTGGAGAAGCGAGCAAGtgagctgagaaacacacacagcattTCTCATCTATTAGAGTCCTAGAGTCTAGAAATGAAGTGTTTGACCGTCTGACTGTGTTTCTCTCCTCAGGTAAggtgctgatttgctgcaagcAGGGTGTGGAGCACTCGGTGACTCTGTTTCTGGCGTATCTGATGATCTGTCATGACATGATGGTGGAGGAGGCCATCGATCACGTCATGAAGGAGAGACGCATCAGACCCTCCAGAGACGTCCTGAAGAAGCTGATGCTCCTCAACGCTGACCTGGTGCTGCAGAGAAAACTGAAACTGCAGGACATCAGAACCGGCCGAAAGAGGAACAAGTGGCAGCTTAAAAAAAGGAGAGcgctgatataaaaataataaaaatgtgcacaGATGAAAAAACATAACAGCAAGAGCTGTCCTGGTAATGAGCTGCtagtacttttattcatttattagttattttatgtgTTCATATAGTGCAGAAGAACAAGTGCacagatagaaaaaaaagtgtatataaatagaaatgtgagcaaaataaaaataatcattcagAAGTAAAATCAAACTTTTGCACatagttgaataaaatattaaaatgaatggagCTGCCAGTGCTTTTGTGTATTTAATTCTTATAGTGCAGATGAATAAGTGCACAGATAGTTAAACAGTTCAAATCAAACTTTTGCacacagttatattaaatattacaaatatttcatttcacaaacactcaaaaaaatgtattgtttgttttacacagatatgttttgttaaaacaacacaaatatatttagttttccaccaaaacacaattgtattgtgCTTAATCAacttaaactgttttattttaaattcatcattaaaaaaaaacagaagtgacaGCTGAAAGTCGTTGGATGAGGTTGGACAGAGAACAATCACAAGGGTTGTGTATTTGTTGTGCAGCTTTTAGATCGTCTCCTATTGCTGCTTTGCAGGTTGAGACTGGAGAACTTCTGATGCGGTTAAGGAGAGTTAAGCTAATGTCTGCGTACTGGGTCAATCTCCAGGGTCATAGCTGTGTTGAAGGATTGTTGGGAACATCAGAAGTCTAACTACTATAGCTTTGGGTGGATTGTAGATAATAAAGCCCAGAATGTAGGCCTGACACAATTTAAGTTCAGTTCGACTGTACCATGTTCATCTATACCTCCATGGTTGTTTATTATGCCAGTAGTGGACTTGCAGCTACAACTGGCATTGAAAAAGGAAAGTAACGGTACCCCAGAATGGCTTGttgttcaaaattattttgagCAGTTTAAAGAACACCTTGTACTGTATACCGATGGGTCTAAAGATCCCAACAATGGCAGAACAGGAGCGACAGTGAGTATTCCACAATataacatcacaattaaaagaagaaCTTCTGATTATCTTGCAGTGTATACTGTTGAACTCACTGCCATTGCTTTAGCTCTTAATTGGTTGGTTATGAATTATATTGGGGGCATAAACAGAGCTGTAGTTGCCTCAGACAGTCAAGCTGCATTATTGAGCATAAAAACAGGAAAGTCATGCAGACTAGATCTAATATACAAAATTTACCATATATTGTTCCAGCTGCATAGTAAAGGTGTTTATGTTCAGTGTGTTTGGGTCCCTGCCCATGTAGGTATTGATGGAAATGAACAGGTGGATATTCTAGCTAAACAGGCCTTGAAATCGGATGAGGTTAACATCAATGTCTCTCTATGCAAAGCTGAAGGGAAATCTATTATTCAGGAAAAAGTGATTGGGATGTGGCAAGAGCAGTGGGATAATAATGACACTGGCAGACATCTTTACTGTGTGCAAAGAAATGTGTGAGGGGGAAGATCTAGGGATGGAAGTAGGAGAGAAGAGGCAGTGCTGACACGTTTAAGAATTGGCCATTCAGGTCTCAATAGATCTTTACTCCGTAAAGAGAAACATCAGACAGGAGGTTGTGATTATTGCGGTCAGCCAGAAACAGTTGAACATGCCCTAATAGAGTGTAATAATTATACGGAAGAGCGTAGTTGTTTAACATCAGTCCTATATAAAGAAGGGAAAGCGCTtactttagttaatttattaggaGATGTatctaaaactgttaaaaatcaaGTTATGAGGTTTCTCAAAAATACGGGGTTGTTCTACCGTAtttaatatgtacatatttatataataagtatGCGCATAGGTGAATAATTCCCTCTGACTATTCTCGACGACCACACTCCTGTCTGGTAGATGGCGGTAAATGCACCTTAAGTTGGTCTGCCAACCGCCAGTTAAActctaaaagaagaagaagaagaaccggAAGTGAGGATTTCCAACGCATTTGATGACGGGGCGGAGGAGAGCAAGAGGTACTagtcaggtaagaaaatctaaagtttttcttgtgttaagtcgaaatctttaatttctcttagagtttctgttttggggtgcttttgttttgtagtctagtattgtgtaatcggtttattgcactgttaatagatgattttgagcGGTTGGGAGATGTGAAAGGGCACTGCTCTttgtaatgtatttactttagtatatatatacactagggctgaaacagttagtcgacattatcgacaacgtCGACGATAAAAAAATTGTcggcaaatgtttttgagtaacaTTAGTGGTTTGATCTCATATCTGCCTAATGCGAAAGCCTGcaataatgcagtttgaccagtgtggcgctgtagcgcaagattgtaatacactctcctgattcaatTCAAAAGAAGAAGATAGCACTTCAGTTTGAGCAAACCGAGCCGATCCGaaccttggatgaatatgtaaatatatagtgcacgccttcctctcaataactgcataaacacaacaaaaactgacCGCGATGTAAAAGCTCCTAAGAACACATTTGATTacagcgatgtggatgtttgcaggaactctgaggttctccaggcacaacagtaaagaaaagtccagtcactttatttatataacagtccttTATGCAATAGATAGCTTTTAAATATTACACATGAAAATACAGAGTCAGTGTCgctagaattataacttgattttattcaacaaatgtttgcttttctgcagatcaacaaaaaaataactataaaattaaagctgcaagcagcattttaccggggttcaagcacattaaggcctctgaggtggtcagagccaacctggatgtatggatgacagttaaacacatccaaaatggagaacaggctaacagacagacacgcacactgaaagtaaatgattagactaatatatgtatactctataagcatatgcacaaacacacacacacacacacacacacacacacaaagacacacaaagatacacatatacatgcacaaacattttgtggcAGATATAGGTGtttgataagaagtgataggtgacaataagcttattgcaagtcttctctttttttagagtttagatgtcattttcagattaaactgtaatcataatgtggcaaaattgttaaaactgatacatctgtatgaacaaaatggaaaacatcaattcaatgagatacaaaatgttataacagttaatttattaatgttttggcatgaattcataaaaacagtactagctgaaagagcccattagtggtcttccgctgccatctagtggttataaattgcatttactcaaacaacactgtgtttttaaacataactgttaaagtgttgttgttgggtttttttgccctatctctcttaaatgttgcatgcttgtttagaatgaaattatgcattactttacacagttttgataatttgtgggatttctgtttgtattaataggtctttgtgcctctggggtggtctcggccaaccaggatgtatggatgacatttaaatacatccaaaagacagacacacacacactgaaattaaatgattaaactagtttttaagagtttagatgtcattcaggtttcactgtaatcacaatgtggcaaaattgtaaaaaatgatgtgtctgtatgaacaaaatggaaaacattgattcaataagatgtaacatgttataacagttaatttattaatgttttggcatgaattcatgaatcctttctacagtactgttcattttaactgaatgagcccattagtggtcttccgctgccatctagtggttataaattgcatttactgaaacaacactgtgtttctaaacataactgttatagtgttgttattttttttttttttttgcccaatctctcttaaattttgcatgcttgtttagaatgaaatcatgcattattttacacagttttgatcatttgtgggatttctgtttgtattaataggcctttgtgtacactatgcaaataacataatataaaattactggtttatagttgtctaaatgcaattgttcaacatgtttttgataattattgaccttcagagtctagagaattgtacttcagtggttttattgattttcatcttatacccgatcactagtttgccaaagtacctttttaaaataatcttgaatgtttaattaacagctttattgacaacgttggtcccagaggcaaagttgttcagaatgaggatatttatcaaatgatataaagatttagtgtttttgagtgaatatatgagcatttacaaacaatttgaggccatttaccatataaatcttgtgttttgagaccttttctactgttatagcgccacctatggtctgatctccatgaaactttgcatgcttgttaagagtcacctgttacatgatttcaccaaggctcataaagttttgagtttccgtttaggttttataggctttggggtatgtttggccacacccctttttctaaattacccctttacagctgaccaaaggacaaaattcaacatttttttaataattattgatctagagagtccacagaatattactgcagtggtttggttccgatcggacaaaaaacctaggactagttcgcaaaagtaggtttttaacatatttgtgaataacaattgaatgatttgattgacagcaatggttcttgaggcaaagttgtgcattatgaggagatctatcaaatgatatgcatactgtgttgatatgtgaaacaccacgtgattacagagccataaaactcgttagcgccaactagtggccgatttctttcaaaattcttacagaccttaaggttcatgagtcgaacgtacccagcgagtttcgttccgatcaacatccgttaaccctttcaaataggtgcttaaaattgtttggccaatggcggccatgttttttttagatatgcaaatgtcctcatatgtacttgtgccccttcagaccgagacattgcataccaattttcaagtcgatcgaggcaacagttgcctagttatagccatttatgtgttttttctatcttatagcgcccccaagtggcagagatgcgcaatatttttgatttgaccaaagattgagcttatacatatgtataccgagtttggtgaagatatctcattccgttcaagagttatagttaaaatagcatttggctaacgttagcatagacgctttttggtgtactgtttcgcgtatgaattgaaatttcaacttttttttgataattattgatattgagtgtccagggaatatttatgaagtggtttggttctgattggttgaaaatcctaggactagttcgcaaaagtaggtttcggatttagctcgattttgcgagaaaacggtgcgtcgtagaccccaaaaaggcgccgtgcacttttgttcgggctaacccaaggattgcaacaatgccatgtttttgagtctatggctaacggtttacactttacggccaaaattgtccaaaatttttgttttttgcgctgtagcgcccccgttaggccgattgggccggttctttgtatctgagtagcgagcaagactactaccatctgaccaagtttcagctctctaggccttacggtttgggctgcacgttcagttttaaggcggaagaataataataataataataataataataataataaaaatcctaacaaatacaatagggtttcagcactgcgtgcttgaacccctaactAGATCTCTCTTTCAGAGAGAGATGATAACGATTCCTTACATAATCCCTTATTGGAATAGTATTGTGGAGAATAAACCTTGGGAGAAAGTATGGACCTTGCCTCATAGATATCTGCTTACCAACAAAgtaaaagaaataacatttaagttaattcacaAATGTTACCCAACTAAAGCCTTTCTTAGGAAATATAAGACATTGGCGtgagttgctgtttttgtcattcttctgaagaagacttcattcatttattttggcaatgCTCCTACACTGAAACATTTTGGTCAGATTTTTGGcgtttattcagtgttattttgtaagtgacttctctttttgttttcatgatgCTTTCATGGTTTCTTTGGATTGTTTCTATTCAAAAGAGAATAttggaaaatattacataatttatgtttcctgttagct is a genomic window of Carassius auratus strain Wakin chromosome 23, ASM336829v1, whole genome shotgun sequence containing:
- the LOC113041668 gene encoding uncharacterized protein LOC113041668, with the protein product MITPDTVSIVAREVRLEVYLNGVFYTGDSCFALDGKDVQLELEITDAIYDLLGFSGNQEIDVKLQVMTDDHISVSSCSPGEMHVQLETDENEHMSVCEVKDLQLEMNRNSISELKSPEPVSEDESDPVPAGASGEQALDDEENRSTELTTGQMTKNISAVFQGFCAAFQGKMANPVGEAEVDLIGPDGSYVPDPSVHEPESETYLVDSEQSCFTETDLVAPPEPKLDPVDPEESCVSPEENTSTMKNKKVHGFVMTKRTEYATVRNIKKISTFLQNDRPKHVGVSARPDLELNVPDPEPGENPDDPPEDDWDLAPPQESCAPAASVPEPESKVTSELSMLENYVPLNVFQLEDRLEKYTPLKQRHVTNVWPRVFIGDEEMATDRDALQEMCITHILNAAAPKKHLKYYLGRFNDEDMVGTVNTGSRYYRGLHINYYGLPTADRHCSDISKCFIPAAKFIDKALEKRASKVLICCKQGVEHSVTLFLAYLMICHDMMVEEAIDHVMKERRIRPSRDVLKKLMLLNADLVLQRKLKLQDIRTGRKRNKWQLKKRRALI